The following coding sequences are from one Vicugna pacos chromosome 11, VicPac4, whole genome shotgun sequence window:
- the RASGEF1A gene encoding ras-GEF domain-containing family member 1A isoform X2 codes for MPQTSVVFSSILGPSCSGQVQPGMGERGAGAGGSGDLIFQDGRLISGSLEALMEHLVPTVDYYPDRTYIFTFLLSSRVFIPPHDLLARVGQICLEQRQQLQAGSEKVKLKSFSAKIVQLLKEWTEAFPYDFQDEKAMAELKTITHRVAQCDEENGTVKKAITQMTQSLLLSLAARSQLQELREKLRSPAVDKGPVLKAKPPAAQKDILGVCCDPLVLAQQLTHIELERVSSIHPEDLMQIVSHMDSRDKHRCRGDLTKTYSLEAYDNWFNCLSMLVATEVCRVVKKKHRTRMLEFFIDVARECFNIGNFNSMMAIISGMNLSPVARLKKTWSKVKTAKFDVLEHHMDPSSNFCNYRTALQGATQRSQMANSSREKIVIPVFNLFVKDIYFLHKIHTNHLPNGHINFKKFWEISRQIHEFMTWTQVECPFEKDKKIQSYLLTAPIYSEEALFIASFESEGPENHMEKDSWKTLRTTLLNRA; via the exons ATGCCCCAGACATCCGTGGTCTTCTCCAGCATACTCGGGCCCAGCTGTAGTGGACAGGTGCAGCCCGGCATGGGGGAGCGAGGTGCTGGGGCCGGCGGCTCCGGGGACCTCATCTTCCAAGACGGGCGCCTCATCTCCGGGTCCCTGGAGGCCTTGATGGAGCACCTGGTCCCCACAGTGGACTATTACCCTGAT AGGACGTACATCTTCACGTTTCTCTTGAGCTCCCGGGTCTTCATCCCCCCTCATGACCTGCTGGCCCGTGTGGGGCAGATCTGCCTGGAGCAGAGGCAGCAGCTGCAGGCTGGGTCTGAGAAG GTCAAGCTGAAGTCCTTCTCAGCTAAGATCGTGCAGCTGCTGAAGGAGTGGACGGAGGCCTTCCCCTATGACTTCCAGGATGAGAAAGCCATGGCGGAACTGAAGACCATCACTCACCGGGTCGCTCAGTGTGACGAG GAGAATGGCACGGTGAAGAAGGCCATCACCCAAATGACGCAGAGCCTGCTGCTGTCCCTGGCTGCCCGGAGCCAGCTTCAGGAGCTGCGTGAGAAGCTCCGCTCACCGGCCGTGGACAAAGGGCCCGTCCTCAAGGCCAAGCCGCCAGCTGCTCAGAAGGACATCCTGGGCGTGTGCTGTGACCCCCTGGTGCTGGCCCAACAGCTGACTCACATCGAGCTG GAGAGGGTCAGCAGCATTCACCCCGAGGACCTGATGCAGATCGTCAGCCACATGGACTCTCGGGACAAGCACAGG TGCCGAGGGGACCTGACCAAGACCTACAGCCTAGAGGCCTACGACAACTGGTTCAATTGCCTCAGCATGCTTGTGGCCACCGAGGTGTGCCGG GTGGTGAAGAAGAAGCACCGGACCCGCATGCTAGAGTTCTTCATCGATGTGGCCCGAGAGTGCTTCAACATCGGGAACTTCAACTCCATGATGGCCATCATCT CTGGCATGAACCTCAGTCCCGTGGCGAGGCTGAAGAAGACGTGGTCCAAAGTCAAGACGGCCAAGTTCGACGTCTTAGAG CACCACATGGACCCATCCAGCAACTTCTGCAATTACCGTACAGCCCTGCAGGGGGCCACACAGAGGTCCCAGATGGCCAACAGCAGCCGGGAGAAGATCGTCATCCCCGTGTTCAACCTTTTCGTTAAGGACATCTACTTCCTGCACAAAATCCACACCAACCACCTGCCCAATGGGCACATTAACTTCAAG AAATTTTGGGAGATCTCCAGACAGATCCATGAGTTCATGACATGGACACAGGTAGAGTGTCCCTTCGAGAAGGACAAGAAGATTCAGAGTTACCTGCTGACAGCTCCCATCTACAGCGAGGAAG CTCTCTTCATCGCCTCCTTTGAAAGTGAAGGTCCTGAGAACCACATGGAAAAAGACAGCTGGAAGACCCTCAG GACCACTCTGCTTAACAGAGCCTGA
- the RASGEF1A gene encoding ras-GEF domain-containing family member 1A isoform X1: MFLEPQETMPQTSVVFSSILGPSCSGQVQPGMGERGAGAGGSGDLIFQDGRLISGSLEALMEHLVPTVDYYPDRTYIFTFLLSSRVFIPPHDLLARVGQICLEQRQQLQAGSEKVKLKSFSAKIVQLLKEWTEAFPYDFQDEKAMAELKTITHRVAQCDEENGTVKKAITQMTQSLLLSLAARSQLQELREKLRSPAVDKGPVLKAKPPAAQKDILGVCCDPLVLAQQLTHIELERVSSIHPEDLMQIVSHMDSRDKHRCRGDLTKTYSLEAYDNWFNCLSMLVATEVCRVVKKKHRTRMLEFFIDVARECFNIGNFNSMMAIISGMNLSPVARLKKTWSKVKTAKFDVLEHHMDPSSNFCNYRTALQGATQRSQMANSSREKIVIPVFNLFVKDIYFLHKIHTNHLPNGHINFKKFWEISRQIHEFMTWTQVECPFEKDKKIQSYLLTAPIYSEEALFIASFESEGPENHMEKDSWKTLRTTLLNRA, translated from the exons GAAACTATGCCCCAGACATCCGTGGTCTTCTCCAGCATACTCGGGCCCAGCTGTAGTGGACAGGTGCAGCCCGGCATGGGGGAGCGAGGTGCTGGGGCCGGCGGCTCCGGGGACCTCATCTTCCAAGACGGGCGCCTCATCTCCGGGTCCCTGGAGGCCTTGATGGAGCACCTGGTCCCCACAGTGGACTATTACCCTGAT AGGACGTACATCTTCACGTTTCTCTTGAGCTCCCGGGTCTTCATCCCCCCTCATGACCTGCTGGCCCGTGTGGGGCAGATCTGCCTGGAGCAGAGGCAGCAGCTGCAGGCTGGGTCTGAGAAG GTCAAGCTGAAGTCCTTCTCAGCTAAGATCGTGCAGCTGCTGAAGGAGTGGACGGAGGCCTTCCCCTATGACTTCCAGGATGAGAAAGCCATGGCGGAACTGAAGACCATCACTCACCGGGTCGCTCAGTGTGACGAG GAGAATGGCACGGTGAAGAAGGCCATCACCCAAATGACGCAGAGCCTGCTGCTGTCCCTGGCTGCCCGGAGCCAGCTTCAGGAGCTGCGTGAGAAGCTCCGCTCACCGGCCGTGGACAAAGGGCCCGTCCTCAAGGCCAAGCCGCCAGCTGCTCAGAAGGACATCCTGGGCGTGTGCTGTGACCCCCTGGTGCTGGCCCAACAGCTGACTCACATCGAGCTG GAGAGGGTCAGCAGCATTCACCCCGAGGACCTGATGCAGATCGTCAGCCACATGGACTCTCGGGACAAGCACAGG TGCCGAGGGGACCTGACCAAGACCTACAGCCTAGAGGCCTACGACAACTGGTTCAATTGCCTCAGCATGCTTGTGGCCACCGAGGTGTGCCGG GTGGTGAAGAAGAAGCACCGGACCCGCATGCTAGAGTTCTTCATCGATGTGGCCCGAGAGTGCTTCAACATCGGGAACTTCAACTCCATGATGGCCATCATCT CTGGCATGAACCTCAGTCCCGTGGCGAGGCTGAAGAAGACGTGGTCCAAAGTCAAGACGGCCAAGTTCGACGTCTTAGAG CACCACATGGACCCATCCAGCAACTTCTGCAATTACCGTACAGCCCTGCAGGGGGCCACACAGAGGTCCCAGATGGCCAACAGCAGCCGGGAGAAGATCGTCATCCCCGTGTTCAACCTTTTCGTTAAGGACATCTACTTCCTGCACAAAATCCACACCAACCACCTGCCCAATGGGCACATTAACTTCAAG AAATTTTGGGAGATCTCCAGACAGATCCATGAGTTCATGACATGGACACAGGTAGAGTGTCCCTTCGAGAAGGACAAGAAGATTCAGAGTTACCTGCTGACAGCTCCCATCTACAGCGAGGAAG CTCTCTTCATCGCCTCCTTTGAAAGTGAAGGTCCTGAGAACCACATGGAAAAAGACAGCTGGAAGACCCTCAG GACCACTCTGCTTAACAGAGCCTGA